One Dermatophagoides farinae isolate YC_2012a chromosome 6, ASM2471394v1, whole genome shotgun sequence genomic window carries:
- the LOC124493618 gene encoding uncharacterized protein LOC124493618 isoform X1 — translation MLKFFILSTAVVLCGASYGGGGGGGGYGGGGGGGYGGGGGGGYGGGGGGGYGGGGGGGGYGSIEAAIYSNHKVDVLPVPSKKSYAAPTYIDVPGGALPVYINFQSQSSPVYVKQQHYGMSGSYQKSYSYDEPHKLVHEVTKPIVQEVREVIKPYRKVVQTIKPVHEEVLTLVHKGTGYGDSYGGGGGGGSYGGGGGGGGYGGGGGGGYGGGGGGGYGGGGGGGGGYGGGGGGGGKGGYPKPYKGATSMAGGGYGGGY, via the exons atgctCAAG tttttcattttgtccaCAGCCGTTGTGCTGTGTGGTGCTAGTTATGGTGgcggtggcggtggtggtggatatggtggtggcggtggtggtggatatggtggcggcggtggtggtggttatggTGGCGGCGGCGGTGGTGGTTATGGTGGCGGCGGCGGTGGTGGAGGTTATGGATCCATCGAAGCTGCTATCTATTCCAATCATAAAGTAGATGTTCTTCCAGTGCCAAGCAAAAAAAGTTATGCTGCGCCCACATATATCGATGTTCCTGGTGGTGCTCTACCTGTTTACATAAACtttcaatcacaatcatcacctGTATAtgtgaaacaacaacattacgGAATGAGTGGATCATACCAGAAATCGTATTCATATGATGAGCCACATAAATTGGTACATGAAGTTACTAAACCAATTGTCCAAGAAGTCAGAGAAGTCATTAAACCATACCGTAAAGTTGTTCAAACCATCAAACCAGTACATGAAGAAGTACTCACTTTGGTGCACAAAGGAACCGGATATGGCGATAGTTATGGAGGCGGTGGAGGAGGTGGCTCTTATggcggcggtggtggtggtggtg GTTAcggaggtggtggtggaggCG GTTACGGTGGTGGCGGCGGCGGCGgatatggtggtggtggcggcggCGGTGGTGgatatggtggtggtggtggcggcggCGGCAAAGGTGGTTACCCAAAACCATACAAAGGTGCCACGTCGATGGCTGGTGGCGGCTACGGTGGTGGCTATTAA
- the LOC124493618 gene encoding uncharacterized protein LOC124493618 isoform X2 gives MLKFFILSTAVVLCGASYGGGGGGYGGGGGGGYGGGGGGGYGGGGGGGGYGSIEAAIYSNHKVDVLPVPSKKSYAAPTYIDVPGGALPVYINFQSQSSPVYVKQQHYGMSGSYQKSYSYDEPHKLVHEVTKPIVQEVREVIKPYRKVVQTIKPVHEEVLTLVHKGTGYGDSYGGGGGGGSYGGGGGGGGYGGGGGGGYGGGGGGGYGGGGGGGGGYGGGGGGGGKGGYPKPYKGATSMAGGGYGGGY, from the exons atgctCAAG tttttcattttgtccaCAGCCGTTGTGCTGTGTGGTGCTAGTTA tggtggcggtggtggtggatatggtggcggcggtggtggtggttatggTGGCGGCGGCGGTGGTGGTTATGGTGGCGGCGGCGGTGGTGGAGGTTATGGATCCATCGAAGCTGCTATCTATTCCAATCATAAAGTAGATGTTCTTCCAGTGCCAAGCAAAAAAAGTTATGCTGCGCCCACATATATCGATGTTCCTGGTGGTGCTCTACCTGTTTACATAAACtttcaatcacaatcatcacctGTATAtgtgaaacaacaacattacgGAATGAGTGGATCATACCAGAAATCGTATTCATATGATGAGCCACATAAATTGGTACATGAAGTTACTAAACCAATTGTCCAAGAAGTCAGAGAAGTCATTAAACCATACCGTAAAGTTGTTCAAACCATCAAACCAGTACATGAAGAAGTACTCACTTTGGTGCACAAAGGAACCGGATATGGCGATAGTTATGGAGGCGGTGGAGGAGGTGGCTCTTATggcggcggtggtggtggtggtg GTTAcggaggtggtggtggaggCG GTTACGGTGGTGGCGGCGGCGGCGgatatggtggtggtggcggcggCGGTGGTGgatatggtggtggtggtggcggcggCGGCAAAGGTGGTTACCCAAAACCATACAAAGGTGCCACGTCGATGGCTGGTGGCGGCTACGGTGGTGGCTATTAA